The Nocardiopsis composta genome includes the window GCCTGGCCGACCAGCTGGAGGGCCTGCACCCACGCCGCGCCGCCGTCCAGCACGCCCGCGGTGGCCAGGGTGGCGGTGCCGGTGTTGAGGAAGACCATCGCCATCGGCATGAGCAGCACGCCCACCACGGTGAGCAGGTGCGGCGGGTGCTCCGGGCCGTCGGCGGTGCGGGCCTCCTCGCCGCCGGGGACCGGCAGGTCGAACCGGCGCCCGGCGTACAGCGAGTACAGGTAGCTGCCGATGTACCAGGTGGGGATGGCCAGCACGGTGCCGACCAGCAGCGTGGTGCCCATCGGCGCGCCGAGCATGTCGGCGGCGGTCACCGGGCCCGGGTGCGGCGGCACGAAGGCGTGCATGACCGCGAAGGCGCCCGCGGCGGGCAGCGCGTAGTACAGCACCGACCCGCCGATCCGCCGTGCCACGCTGAACACGATGGGCAGCATCACGATGAGCCCGGCGTCGAAGAAGATCGGGAAGGCGAAGAGCAGCGAGGCCACGCCCAGCGCCAGCGGGGCGCGCTTCTCGCCGAACGCGCGCACCAGCGCGTTGGCCAGCACCGCGGCGCCGCCGGTGGCCTCCAGCATCCGGCCGATCATCACGCCCAGGCCGACCAGCAGGGCGACGTTGGCCAGGGTCGAGCCGAAGCCGTCCAGCAGGGTCGGCATGACGTCGGCGGCCGGGATGCGGGTGGCCAGCGCGACCAGCAGGCTGACCAGGGTCAGCGAGACGAACGCGTGCAGCCGCACCTTCATGACCAGGAAGAGCAGCACGGCGATCGCGCCGGCCGCGATCCCCAGCAGCGGCCCTGTGCCGTAGGCGGGTTCGATGGTTTCCACGGGGCCTCCGGACGGGAGAGAGCACGGCCCGGCCCCGCCCTTCGGCGTGGCCGGGGTAACATTCACGCAATGGTAATACCATTTGTGAGCTTCTGTTGGCACCCCCGTAAAGAGCTGTGAACCCGCCGGAAACCCCGCGCCCGCTGCGGCGGACCGGGTG containing:
- a CDS encoding GntP family permease gives rise to the protein METIEPAYGTGPLLGIAAGAIAVLLFLVMKVRLHAFVSLTLVSLLVALATRIPAADVMPTLLDGFGSTLANVALLVGLGVMIGRMLEATGGAAVLANALVRAFGEKRAPLALGVASLLFAFPIFFDAGLIVMLPIVFSVARRIGGSVLYYALPAAGAFAVMHAFVPPHPGPVTAADMLGAPMGTTLLVGTVLAIPTWYIGSYLYSLYAGRRFDLPVPGGEEARTADGPEHPPHLLTVVGVLLMPMAMVFLNTGTATLATAGVLDGGAAWVQALQLVGQAPIALLVTALVAMAVLGRGRFSKDRVQELVDGSLGPVCSIILITGAGGMFGGVLRASGIGEALASSLESTGLPVIVAAFVIATALRVAQGSATVALTTAAALVAPAVEATPDMGGVELALVVIAIACGSTVLSHVNDSGFWLVGRFLRMDVATTLRTWTVMETLIGLVGFVLAFGISLLL